From one Pseudomonas fluorescens genomic stretch:
- the serC gene encoding 3-phosphoserine/phosphohydroxythreonine transaminase, producing MSKRAFNFCAGPAALPDAVLQRAQAEMLNWRGKGLSVMEMSHRSDDYVAIAEKAEQDLRDLMSIPSNYKVLFLQGGASQQFAEIPLNLLPENGTADYIETGIWSKKAIEEARRYGHINVAASAKAYDYLAIPGQNEWNLSKNAAYVHYASNETIGGLEFDWVPQTGDVPLVVDMSSDILSRPVNVSDFGLIYAGAQKNIGPSGLVVVIVREDLLGRARSSCPTMLDYKVAADNGSMYNTPATYSWYLSGLVFEWLKEQGGVEAMEQRNRAKKDRLYGFIDNSEFYTNPISVNARSWMNVPFRLADERLDKAFLAGADARGLLNLKGHRSVGGMRASIYNALGLDAVEALVDYMAEFEKEHG from the coding sequence GTGAGCAAACGAGCCTTTAACTTCTGCGCAGGCCCTGCTGCGCTCCCTGACGCTGTACTGCAGCGCGCCCAGGCTGAAATGCTGAACTGGCGTGGCAAAGGCCTGTCGGTGATGGAGATGAGTCACCGTAGTGATGACTACGTGGCCATTGCCGAGAAGGCCGAGCAGGATCTGCGCGACCTGATGTCCATTCCTTCCAATTACAAGGTGCTGTTCCTGCAGGGCGGTGCGAGCCAGCAGTTCGCCGAGATTCCGCTCAACCTGCTGCCCGAAAACGGCACCGCCGACTATATCGAAACCGGTATCTGGTCGAAAAAAGCCATCGAAGAAGCCCGTCGCTACGGCCACATCAACGTTGCTGCCAGCGCCAAGGCCTACGACTACCTGGCGATCCCGGGTCAGAACGAATGGAACCTGAGCAAGAACGCCGCCTACGTGCACTACGCCTCGAACGAGACCATCGGTGGTCTGGAGTTCGACTGGGTGCCGCAGACTGGTGACGTGCCGCTGGTGGTCGACATGTCCTCGGACATTCTTTCGCGCCCGGTCAATGTCTCCGATTTTGGCCTGATCTATGCCGGCGCCCAGAAGAACATCGGCCCGAGCGGCCTGGTGGTGGTGATCGTTCGTGAAGATCTGCTCGGCCGTGCCCGCAGCAGCTGCCCGACCATGCTCGACTACAAGGTTGCGGCCGACAACGGCTCGATGTACAACACGCCGGCGACCTATTCCTGGTACCTGTCGGGCCTGGTCTTCGAGTGGCTCAAAGAGCAGGGCGGCGTCGAAGCCATGGAGCAGCGCAATCGGGCCAAGAAAGACCGCCTGTATGGCTTCATCGACAACAGCGAATTCTATACCAACCCGATCAGCGTCAACGCCCGTTCGTGGATGAACGTGCCGTTCCGCCTGGCCGACGAGCGCCTGGACAAGGCCTTCCTCGCCGGAGCCGACGCCCGTGGCTTGTTGAATCTCAAGGGGCACCGTTCGGTTGGCGGTATGCGTGCCTCGATCTATAACGCGCTTGGCCTGGATGCCGTTGAAGCGCTGGTTGATTACATGGCTGAATTCGAGAAGGAGCACGGATGA
- the pheA gene encoding prephenate dehydratase, which yields MSEQELKALRVRIDSLDEKILELISDRARCAQEVARVKTATLAEGETPVFYRPEREAQVLKRVMQRNQGPLGNEEMARLFREIMSSCLALEQPLKVAYLGPEGTFTQAAAMKHFGHAVISKPMAAIDEVFREVAAGAVNFGVVPVENSTEGAVNHTLDSFLEHDMVICGEVELRIHHHLLVGENTKTDSISRIYSHAQSLAQCRKWLDAHYPNVERVAVSSNAEAAKRVKGEWNSAAIAGDMAAGLYGLTRLAEKIEDRPDNSTRFLMIGSQEVPPTGDDKTSIIVSMSNKPGALHELLVPFHENGIDLTRIETRPSRSGKWTYVFFIDFVGHHRDPLIKAVLEQISQEAVALKVLGSYPKAVL from the coding sequence ATGTCGGAGCAGGAACTCAAGGCGCTGCGGGTGCGCATCGACAGTCTCGACGAGAAGATTCTCGAGCTGATCAGTGATCGTGCCCGCTGCGCGCAGGAAGTGGCGCGGGTCAAAACCGCGACCCTGGCCGAGGGCGAGACCCCGGTGTTCTACCGCCCTGAGCGCGAGGCGCAGGTGCTCAAGCGCGTCATGCAGCGCAACCAGGGGCCGCTGGGCAACGAAGAGATGGCGCGCTTGTTCCGCGAAATCATGTCTTCGTGCCTGGCCCTGGAGCAGCCGCTCAAAGTGGCCTACCTCGGCCCCGAGGGTACCTTTACCCAGGCTGCGGCGATGAAGCATTTCGGTCATGCGGTGATCAGCAAGCCGATGGCGGCCATCGACGAAGTGTTCCGCGAAGTGGCGGCCGGTGCCGTCAACTTTGGCGTGGTGCCGGTGGAGAACTCCACCGAAGGTGCGGTCAACCACACCCTCGACAGCTTCCTTGAGCACGACATGGTGATCTGCGGCGAAGTCGAGCTGCGCATTCACCACCACCTGCTGGTGGGCGAGAACACCAAGACCGACAGCATCAGCCGTATCTACTCCCATGCCCAGTCGCTGGCCCAGTGCCGCAAGTGGCTGGACGCCCATTATCCGAATGTCGAGCGCGTGGCGGTGTCGAGCAACGCCGAAGCGGCCAAGCGGGTCAAGGGTGAGTGGAACTCGGCGGCCATCGCCGGCGACATGGCGGCTGGCCTGTACGGCCTGACCCGCCTGGCCGAGAAGATCGAAGACCGTCCGGACAACTCCACGCGCTTCCTGATGATCGGTAGCCAGGAAGTGCCGCCGACCGGCGACGACAAGACCTCGATCATCGTCTCCATGAGCAACAAGCCGGGCGCCTTGCACGAGCTGCTGGTGCCGTTCCACGAGAACGGTATCGACCTGACCCGTATCGAGACTCGTCCTTCGCGCAGCGGTAAATGGACCTACGTGTTCTTCATCGATTTCGTCGGCCACCACCGTGATCCGCTGATCAAGGCCGTACTGGAGCAGATCAGTCAGGAAGCCGTGGCCCTGAAGGTACTGGGTTCCTACCCCAAAGCGGTACTTTGA
- a CDS encoding bifunctional prephenate dehydrogenase/3-phosphoshikimate 1-carboxyvinyltransferase yields the protein MVEVVVNKPEPIIGRLVVVGLGLIGGSFAKGLRESGLCREVVGVDLDPQSRKLAVELGVVDRCEEDLAAACIGADVIQLAVPILAMEKLLARLAQLDLGQAVLTDVGSAKGNVVRAARQALAGRLPRFVPGHPIAGSEQSGVEASNASLFRRHKVILTPLAETDPAALALVDRLWRALEADVEHMQVERHDEVLAATSHLPHLLAFGLVDSLAKRNENLDIFRYAAGGFRDFTRIAGSDPVMWHDIFLANREAVLRTLDTFRSDLDALRDAVDAGDGHQLLGVFTRARVAREHFSKILARRAYVDAMNSNDLIFLANPGGRVSGRIRVPGDKSISHRSIMLGSLAEGTTEVEGFLEGEDALATLQAFRDMGVVIEGPHHGRVTIHGVGLNGLKPPPGPIYLGNSGTSMRLLSGLLAAQTFDTVLTGDASLSKRPMNRVANPLREMGAVIETAAEGRPPMTIRGGHTLKALTYTLPMASAQVKSCLLLAGLYAEGKTTVTEPAPTRDHTERMLRGFGYSVEVNGPTASLESGGKLTATHIEVPADISSAAFFLVAASIAEGSELLLEHVGINPTRTGVIDILRLMGGDITLENQREVGGEPVADLRVRGAKLKGIEIPEHLVPLAIDEFPVLFVAAACAEGRTVLRGAEELRVKESDRIQVMADGLLALGVKCEPTPDGIIIDGGAIGGGEVHGHGDHRISMAFSIASLRATAPIRIHDCANVATSFPNFLALCAEVGIRVAEEGKS from the coding sequence GTGGTTGAAGTCGTGGTAAACAAACCGGAGCCGATCATCGGTCGGCTGGTGGTGGTCGGGTTGGGCCTGATTGGCGGGTCCTTCGCCAAAGGCTTGCGTGAGAGCGGCCTGTGCCGCGAAGTGGTCGGTGTCGATCTGGATCCGCAGTCGCGCAAGCTGGCGGTGGAGCTGGGCGTGGTCGATCGCTGCGAAGAAGACCTCGCCGCCGCCTGCATCGGCGCTGACGTCATCCAGCTGGCCGTGCCGATCCTGGCCATGGAAAAGCTCCTCGCCCGCTTGGCTCAGCTGGATCTCGGCCAAGCGGTGCTGACCGACGTCGGCAGCGCCAAGGGCAATGTCGTGCGCGCCGCGCGCCAGGCCCTTGCTGGGCGTTTGCCGCGTTTTGTGCCTGGGCATCCGATTGCCGGTTCCGAGCAGAGCGGGGTGGAGGCTTCCAATGCTTCGCTGTTCCGTCGCCATAAGGTCATTCTCACGCCGCTGGCCGAAACCGATCCAGCCGCCCTGGCACTGGTCGACCGGCTCTGGCGCGCGCTGGAGGCCGATGTCGAGCACATGCAGGTCGAGCGCCACGACGAAGTCCTGGCCGCCACCAGTCATCTGCCACACCTGCTGGCCTTCGGCTTGGTCGATTCCCTGGCCAAGCGCAATGAAAACCTCGATATCTTCCGTTACGCTGCCGGAGGTTTCCGCGATTTCACGAGAATCGCCGGAAGCGACCCGGTTATGTGGCACGACATCTTTCTCGCCAACCGCGAAGCTGTCCTGCGCACACTGGATACATTTCGCAGCGATCTCGACGCCTTGCGCGACGCGGTCGATGCAGGGGATGGGCATCAACTGCTGGGCGTCTTCACGCGCGCCCGGGTTGCCCGCGAGCATTTCAGTAAAATCCTGGCCCGCCGGGCCTATGTGGACGCTATGAACTCCAACGACCTGATTTTCCTGGCAAATCCTGGTGGCCGTGTGTCTGGCCGTATTCGTGTACCAGGTGACAAATCGATTTCCCATCGCTCGATCATGCTCGGCTCCCTGGCCGAAGGCACCACTGAAGTGGAAGGTTTCCTTGAGGGCGAAGATGCCCTGGCGACCCTGCAAGCCTTCCGCGACATGGGTGTGGTCATCGAAGGCCCGCACCATGGCCGGGTGACCATCCACGGCGTTGGCCTCAATGGCCTGAAGCCGCCACCGGGCCCGATCTACCTGGGCAACTCGGGCACCTCGATGCGTCTGCTTTCCGGCCTGCTGGCTGCGCAGACGTTCGACACCGTGCTGACCGGTGATGCCTCGCTGTCCAAGCGGCCGATGAACCGCGTCGCCAACCCGTTGCGGGAAATGGGCGCAGTGATCGAAACCGCCGCCGAAGGTCGTCCGCCGATGACCATCCGTGGTGGCCACACGCTCAAGGCCCTGACCTACACGCTGCCGATGGCCAGCGCCCAGGTCAAATCCTGCCTGCTGCTGGCCGGCTTGTACGCCGAAGGCAAGACCACTGTCACCGAGCCTGCGCCGACCCGTGACCACACCGAGCGCATGCTCCGCGGTTTCGGCTACAGCGTTGAGGTCAACGGCCCTACGGCTTCGCTGGAGTCCGGCGGCAAGCTGACGGCCACTCATATCGAAGTGCCGGCGGATATTTCCTCGGCGGCGTTCTTCCTGGTCGCGGCGTCGATCGCCGAAGGCTCCGAGCTGCTGCTCGAGCACGTCGGCATCAATCCGACCCGTACCGGCGTCATCGACATCCTGCGCCTGATGGGCGGCGACATCACCCTGGAAAACCAGCGTGAAGTCGGCGGCGAGCCGGTGGCTGACCTGCGCGTGCGCGGAGCTAAACTCAAAGGTATCGAGATCCCCGAGCACCTGGTGCCGCTGGCTATCGACGAGTTCCCGGTGCTGTTCGTCGCTGCCGCCTGCGCCGAAGGGCGTACCGTGTTGCGCGGTGCCGAAGAGCTGCGGGTCAAGGAATCCGACCGTATCCAGGTCATGGCCGACGGCCTGCTGGCCCTGGGCGTGAAGTGCGAGCCGACCCCGGACGGCATCATTATCGACGGCGGCGCGATTGGTGGCGGTGAGGTGCACGGACATGGCGACCACCGCATCTCCATGGCCTTCAGTATTGCCTCGTTGCGTGCGACGGCGCCGATCCGTATCCATGACTGCGCCAACGTCGCGACCTCGTTCCCGAACTTCCTCGCGTTGTGCGCCGAAGTCGGTATCCGCGTGGCAGAAGAGGGCAAGTCGTGA
- the cmk gene encoding (d)CMP kinase, translating to MNSSTPVITIDGPSGSGKGTVAGLLARELGWRLLDSGALYRLLAFNASNHGVDLTNEELLKALAAHLDVQFIAAEPGKLQQIILEGEDVSNVIRTETVGAGASMVASLPAVREALLQRQRAFQEAPGLIADGRDMGTVVFPDAPLKVFLTASAEERARRRYLQLKGKGEDVSLSSLLDEIRARDERDTQRAVAPLKPAADAIQLDSTELSIEQVLQRIKSEIALRDIA from the coding sequence GTGAATTCCAGCACCCCGGTCATCACCATCGACGGGCCAAGCGGTTCGGGCAAGGGCACCGTTGCCGGCCTGCTGGCCCGCGAGCTGGGCTGGCGCCTGCTGGATTCCGGCGCGCTGTACCGGTTGCTGGCATTCAATGCCAGCAACCACGGTGTCGACCTGACCAACGAAGAGCTGCTCAAGGCCTTGGCCGCCCATCTGGACGTGCAGTTCATTGCCGCCGAGCCGGGCAAGCTGCAGCAGATCATTCTTGAGGGTGAGGATGTCAGCAATGTCATCCGTACCGAAACCGTAGGTGCCGGCGCCTCCATGGTCGCCTCGCTGCCAGCGGTGCGCGAGGCCCTGCTGCAGCGCCAGCGGGCGTTCCAGGAAGCGCCGGGGCTGATTGCCGATGGTCGCGACATGGGCACCGTGGTGTTTCCGGATGCGCCGTTGAAGGTTTTTCTGACCGCCAGCGCCGAGGAGCGTGCTCGTCGCCGTTACTTGCAGTTGAAGGGCAAGGGCGAAGATGTTAGTCTGTCGAGTCTGCTAGATGAGATTCGTGCGCGTGATGAGCGCGACACCCAGCGCGCAGTGGCCCCGCTAAAACCGGCGGCCGATGCGATCCAGCTGGATTCCACGGAGTTGTCCATCGAGCAGGTGTTGCAACGCATCAAGAGCGAGATCGCCCTGCGCGATATCGCCTGA